In Ptychodera flava strain L36383 chromosome 21, AS_Pfla_20210202, whole genome shotgun sequence, a genomic segment contains:
- the LOC139121189 gene encoding serum response factor-binding protein 1-like isoform X1 yields MVNPKLNEEVVLMRQVVKRAKVLVINHLTRHARGLRSKKGSEQQKAKNVRRAEKLIKEIEIIKDLKFDVVTKRAVKEHFSAKDVSKETATLEERAFARLACHEIIQTGVQKIKESFPDHEINLLQEYNVGRRRKKKKKNTRKTPRDDRDDGKEERNDRSDDEMSDEEENVDDVNITKRHTESDSDSVDRDGREEDKETSRDDIENDDSDDNDDESLDDSDNKQGKDEHPCDTSKSTSGEFFEPKQKLKGSKLSSVKHKQLSSAKADSNIRVTKSKRESILGDDGDDAKLDISAHCNQISGASRKTPSDFRMLGRKAFQSSFIGSLSSEGTGNRKQRNKDPGSRTPREAGQQRRNNINHTHQDQKRTEDTVNRRKVANPCRVDLAVKQKLPPAQQKKDEQPRKSKTPTADVHPSWEASKRRRQQESTLVEFQGKKIKFDDD; encoded by the exons GTGGTTCTTATGAGACAGGTGGTTAAGCGTGCCAAAGTCTTGGTCATCAATCACCTAACAAGACATGCAAGAGGACTTCGAAGTAAGAA AGGCAGTGAGCAACAGAAAGCTAAAAATGTTAGGAGGGCTGAAAAACTgatcaaagaaattgaaataatcaAAGATCTTAAATTTGACGTAGTCACCAAGCGGGCAGTAAAAGAGCACTTCTCAGCCAAGGATGTAAGCAAG GAAACAGCAACGCTTGAAGAGCGAGCTTTTGCAAGACTTGCATGTCATGAAATTATTCAAACAGGTGTCCAGAAAATTAAAG AATCCTTCCCAGACCATGAAATCAACCTCCTTCAAGAGTACAATGTCGGCAGGCGTcgtaagaaaaagaaaaagaacacAAGGAAAACTCCCCGTGATGACCGTGATGATGGCAAGGAAGAGAGGAATGATAGGTCGGATGATGAAATGAGTgatgaagaagaaaatgttgatgatgtcaATATCACCAAACGTCACACTGAAAGTGACTCTGATTCTGTGGATAGAGACGGGAGGGAGGAAGATAAAGAGACAAGCAGGGATGACATTGAAAACGATGAcagtgatgacaatgatgatgaaagTCTTGATGATAGTGATAACAAACAAGGGAAAGATGAACATCCTTGTGATACTAGCAAATCAACATCAGGGGAGTTTTTTGAAccgaaacaaaaattaaaaggtTCCAAGCTTTCTTCCGTTAAGCACAAACAGTTATCCAGTGCCAAAGCCGACTCAAACATTAGAGTAACAAAATCAAAACGAGAATCAATTCttggtgatgatggtgatgatgctAAATTAGATATTAGCGCACACTGCAACCAGATATCTGGAGCATCAAGGAAAACACCCAGTGACTTTAGGATGCTGGGAAGGAAGGCTTTCCAGTCGTCATTCATCGGAAGTTTGTCAAGTGAAGGTACAGGAAACAGGAAACAGAGGAACAAAGACCCAGGTAGCAGAACACCTAGGGAAGCTGGGCAACAGAGAAGAAACAATATTAACCACAC GCACCAGGATCAGAAGAGAACGGAAGACACTGTGAACAGAAGAAAAGTAGCCAATCCGTGTAGGGTGGATCTTGCTG taaagcaaaaattgcccccagcACAACAGAAGAAAGATGAGCAACCTAGGAAGAGCAAAACACCGACAGCAGATGTCCATCCATCATGGGAAGCCAGCAAGAGACGAAGACAGCAAGAATCTACTCTCGTAGAATTCCAGGGcaagaaaatcaaatttgatgacgACTAA
- the LOC139121189 gene encoding serum response factor-binding protein 1-like isoform X2, with translation MRQVVKRAKVLVINHLTRHARGLRSKKGSEQQKAKNVRRAEKLIKEIEIIKDLKFDVVTKRAVKEHFSAKDVSKETATLEERAFARLACHEIIQTGVQKIKESFPDHEINLLQEYNVGRRRKKKKKNTRKTPRDDRDDGKEERNDRSDDEMSDEEENVDDVNITKRHTESDSDSVDRDGREEDKETSRDDIENDDSDDNDDESLDDSDNKQGKDEHPCDTSKSTSGEFFEPKQKLKGSKLSSVKHKQLSSAKADSNIRVTKSKRESILGDDGDDAKLDISAHCNQISGASRKTPSDFRMLGRKAFQSSFIGSLSSEGTGNRKQRNKDPGSRTPREAGQQRRNNINHTHQDQKRTEDTVNRRKVANPCRVDLAVKQKLPPAQQKKDEQPRKSKTPTADVHPSWEASKRRRQQESTLVEFQGKKIKFDDD, from the exons ATGAGACAGGTGGTTAAGCGTGCCAAAGTCTTGGTCATCAATCACCTAACAAGACATGCAAGAGGACTTCGAAGTAAGAA AGGCAGTGAGCAACAGAAAGCTAAAAATGTTAGGAGGGCTGAAAAACTgatcaaagaaattgaaataatcaAAGATCTTAAATTTGACGTAGTCACCAAGCGGGCAGTAAAAGAGCACTTCTCAGCCAAGGATGTAAGCAAG GAAACAGCAACGCTTGAAGAGCGAGCTTTTGCAAGACTTGCATGTCATGAAATTATTCAAACAGGTGTCCAGAAAATTAAAG AATCCTTCCCAGACCATGAAATCAACCTCCTTCAAGAGTACAATGTCGGCAGGCGTcgtaagaaaaagaaaaagaacacAAGGAAAACTCCCCGTGATGACCGTGATGATGGCAAGGAAGAGAGGAATGATAGGTCGGATGATGAAATGAGTgatgaagaagaaaatgttgatgatgtcaATATCACCAAACGTCACACTGAAAGTGACTCTGATTCTGTGGATAGAGACGGGAGGGAGGAAGATAAAGAGACAAGCAGGGATGACATTGAAAACGATGAcagtgatgacaatgatgatgaaagTCTTGATGATAGTGATAACAAACAAGGGAAAGATGAACATCCTTGTGATACTAGCAAATCAACATCAGGGGAGTTTTTTGAAccgaaacaaaaattaaaaggtTCCAAGCTTTCTTCCGTTAAGCACAAACAGTTATCCAGTGCCAAAGCCGACTCAAACATTAGAGTAACAAAATCAAAACGAGAATCAATTCttggtgatgatggtgatgatgctAAATTAGATATTAGCGCACACTGCAACCAGATATCTGGAGCATCAAGGAAAACACCCAGTGACTTTAGGATGCTGGGAAGGAAGGCTTTCCAGTCGTCATTCATCGGAAGTTTGTCAAGTGAAGGTACAGGAAACAGGAAACAGAGGAACAAAGACCCAGGTAGCAGAACACCTAGGGAAGCTGGGCAACAGAGAAGAAACAATATTAACCACAC GCACCAGGATCAGAAGAGAACGGAAGACACTGTGAACAGAAGAAAAGTAGCCAATCCGTGTAGGGTGGATCTTGCTG taaagcaaaaattgcccccagcACAACAGAAGAAAGATGAGCAACCTAGGAAGAGCAAAACACCGACAGCAGATGTCCATCCATCATGGGAAGCCAGCAAGAGACGAAGACAGCAAGAATCTACTCTCGTAGAATTCCAGGGcaagaaaatcaaatttgatgacgACTAA
- the LOC139121191 gene encoding ileal sodium/bile acid cotransporter-like: MDLVNMTNGTNSTTSPEEELTGVLGTVDLVLTTVTLVVIMIGMGCTQTLNDLGKVLKRPFGIIIGFVVQFFLMPLVGFGLAHAFNLPDALAISVVIVTCCPGGSMSNIFAYWARGDISLSICMTTCSTILAIGMMPLCIFMYSSGWTDEDSKIEIPYVSVATSLATILAPTAVGMLIKWKFSKISEPLTKVCSIFGLIGIFTGIGLRAYANPEVYISTWETWVVAAILPPIGFTLAFLIATSIHFNYSKRRTAGIECGCQNVSLALTIINLSFPPGPLRADMQIIPSIYGPLMGVEAGLFALCCQFYFRVCQTKSKADELDQTKEDIAALYGSNFGTTTDNDEKKLKELEMTGYTNTEVDVSDEKNSGDVVIDNIEENERKEDDTTGNETNSSEVTLQI, from the exons ATGGACTTGGTGAATATGACCAACGGCACGAATAGCACGACAAGCCCCGAGGAAGAATTGACGGGCGTACTCGGAACGGTCGATCTTGTACTGACTACAGTAACGCTGGTTGTCATCATGATCGGAATGGGATgtacgcagactttgaatgactTGGGGAAAGTGCTGAAGAGGCCGTTCGGCATCATCATCGGTTTCGTGGTCCAGTTCTTCCTCATGCCGCTCGTTGGATTCGGATTGGCCCACGCCTTCAATCTACCGGACGCTTTGGCCATCAGCGTCGTTATAGTAACGTGCTGTCCCGGCGGTTCCATGTCAAATATCTTCGCCTACTGGGCGAGGGGAGATATCTCGCTCAG TATCTGCATGACTACTTGCTCAACTATTCTGGCCATTGGCATGATGCCGCTGTGCATATTCATGTACTCCAGTGGGTGGACCGACGAAGACAGCAAGATAGAAATCCCTTACGTCAGCGTCGCCACTTCTCTCGCCACGATTCTAGCACCCACCGCCGTCGGTATGCTAATCAAGTggaaattttcgaaaataaGTGAACCGCTCACAAAG GTTTGCAGTATTTTTGGATTGATTGGTATTTTTACGGGTATTGGACTGAGAGCATACGCCAATCCTGAGGTTTACATCAGCACCTGGGAAACGTGGGTAGTCGCCGCGATCCTTCCACCAATTGGCTTCACCTTAGCATTTCTCATCGCCACCAGCATTCACTTCAACTACAGTAAACGGCGCACAGCGGGTATCGAGTGCGGTTGTCAGAACGTCTCCCTGGCCCTCACCATCATCAACTTGTCTTTCCCACCTGGACCCCTTCGTGCCGATATGCAGATCATCCCGTCCATTTACGGCCCCTTGATGGGTGTCGAGGCCGGGCTCTTCGCGCTGTGTTGCCAGTTCTATTTCAGAGTCTGTCAGACCAAGTCTAAAGCAGATGAACTGGACCAGACTAAAGAAGACATTGCCGCCCTCTATGGGTCAAACTTTGGCACAACCACTGACAACGACGAGAAGAAGCTGAAGGAATTGGAAATGACAGGATACACCAACACAGAGGTTGACGTCTCAGACGAGAAAAACTCTGGCGATGTTGTTATTGATAATATAGAGGAGAATGAGAGAAAGGAAGATGACACAACAGGCAATGAAACAAACAGCAGTGAAGTAACACTGCAGATCTGA